From the Gouania willdenowi chromosome 19, fGouWil2.1, whole genome shotgun sequence genome, one window contains:
- the chadlb gene encoding chondroadherin-like b has protein sequence MFCQLSPSTLWLLLLLWIPAALAAKCPQQCVCDPIQLTVTCVNKNLTEVPPTVDEITVKLDLRGNNIQELPTGAFKHTLYLTHLSLQRCSIRRVKEGAFRGLGRLVFLNLANNNIDILYQESFDGLSSLKQLMIDRNRVEEIQPGAFSQLGFLNLLSITHNQLVYIPNLAFQGLQNIKWLRLSHNSLNYLDIEAFAGLFTLTRLSLDHNELQFFPTETMTRLPQLTRLDMGYNPMTYLGEEVVSMAKLTHLFLDHMSLQDLANTAISKCPNIKHFDISHNQLRVIQPFSEGSPNLARLVLTGNPIYCNCYLRPLREWAIRRKLKLMGTCGGPAHLSGENLEEVKPIDLRCQSQEAMLKAEFEEASRVTPRPTVQPENTIKCPTNCACEAETHHSSCENRGHTKIPRGFAPNTRLLDLRGNRFHYIPSNSFPGVAQVVSLHLQRSKIVEVEDGAFSGMKGLIYLYLSENDLSSLSPNAFKGVPQLTYLHLEKNRFTNIPKGAFKLVPSLLSLHLENNNITKLEGGSMAGAEGLRALYLTGNNIRQMSPSALEHAKDLDTLHLGGNKLREVPTEALSKVGNLRDLRLSGNSIHWVGPNVFQPLERTLKELYLDNNGLEKMSQHSLEGLGPGLRSLYLEGNRLEEVPDLHPLTSLEVINLADNPLMCDCPLLPLRMWIEKVNLKVRATCANPPELRGLRVKDVHIFKACPGGETILSLPTAKLPKATKPKPTHLNGMRKIKMLKAKSQARGSPNTKHGSTKKTAKPQRHTARRESA, from the exons GACCTTCGTGGAAATAACATCCAGGAGCTTCCCACTGGGGCTTTCAAACACACCCTCTACCTGACTCACCTGTCCCTGCAGCGCTGTAGCATCCGCAGGGTGAAGGAAGGAGCTTTTCGTGGCCTCGGGCGCCTAGTCTTCCTTAACCTGGCCAACAACAACATTGACATCCTCTACCAG GAGTCATTCGACGGTCTCTCCTCACTTAAGCAGCTCATGATTGATCGTAATCGAGTAGAAGAGATCCAACCTGGAGCTTTCTCTCAGCTTGGCTTCCTCAACCTGCTCTCCATCACACACAACCAGCTGGTCTACATTCCCAATCTGGCCTTCCAG GGTCTGCAGAACATCAAGTGGCTCCGCCTCAGCCACAACTCTCTCAACTATCTGGACATCGAGGCCTTTGCTGGTTTGTTCACACTTACCCGGCTCAGTCTGGACCACAACGAACTGCAGTTTTTTCCCACTGAGACAATGACTCg ACTTCCCCAATTGACTCGTCTTGATATGGGCTACAATCCCATGACGTACCTGGGAGAGGAGGTGGTGTCCATGGCCAAGCTGACACACCTCTTCTTAGACCATATGTCACTACAGGACCTAGCCAACACGGCTATTTCTAAGTGCCCTAACATCAAACACTTTGACATAAGCCACAACCAGCTGCGCGTCATCCAGCCCTTCTCTGAAGGCTCGCCTAACCTGGCTCGCCTCGTTCTCACCGGGAACCCCATTTACTGCAATTGCTACCTACGTCCACTCAG AGAATGGGCGATCCGGAGGAAGTTGAAGCTGATGGGAACGTGTGGTGGACCGGCTCATCTTTCTGGGGAGAACCTGGAAGAAGTCAAACCTATAGACCTACGCTGCCAGAGCCAGGAGGCCATGCTGAAGGCAGAGTTTGAGGAAGCATCCAGGGTCACACCACGGCCCACAGTGCAGCCAGAGAACACCATCAAATGTCCCACTAACTGTGCCTGTGAG GCAGAGACGCATCATTCCTCGTGTGAGAATCGGGGCCACACCAAAATACCTCGAGGCTTCGCTCCAAACACACGTCTTCTAGACCTGCGTGGCAACCGCTTCCACTACATCCCCAGTAACAGCTTCCCCGGTGTCGCTCAGGTTGTGTCCCTGCACTTGCAGCGTAGTAAGATCGTGGAGGTGGAGGATGGGGCCTTCAGTGGGATGAAGGGTCTCATATATTTATATCTGTCAGAGAACGACCTCTCCTCTCTCAGTCCAAACGCCTTTAAAG gtgtgcctcagctCACCTACCTCCACCTGGAGAAGAACCGCTTCACTAACATTCCAAAAGGAGCCTTTAAGCTGGTTCCCAGCCTTCTGTCTCTTCatttagaaaacaacaacataactaAACTGGAGGGGGGAAGCATGGCCGGGGCTGAGGGCCTCAGAGCCCTCTACCTGACAGGAAATAACATTAGACAAATGTCACCCAGTGCTTTGGAACACGCCAAGGACCTTGATACGCTCCATCTTGGAGGAAACAAGCTGAGGGAGGTTCCCACTGAAGCTCTGAGCAAAGTGGGAAACCTCAGAGACCTGAGGCTGTCGGGGAATTCTATTCACTGGGTGGGGCCGAATGTTTTTCAACCATTGGAGAGGACGCTGAAGGAGCTGTATCTGGATAACAATGGACTGGAGAAA ATGTCACAGCACTCACTGGAAGGTTTGGGCCCAGGGCTGAGGAGCCTATACCTGGAGGGTAACAGACTGGAGGAGGTTCCTGACCTCCATCCACTGACGTCTCTGGAGGTGATCAACCTGGCAGACAATCCTCTGATGTGCGATTGTCCTCTACTGCCCTTACGCAT GTGGATTGAGAAAGTTAACCTCAAAGTTCGAGCCACCTGTGCAAACCCCCCTGAACTGAGAGGTCTTAGAGTCAAAGATGTCCACATTTTTAAGGCCTGTCCTGGAGGAGAGACTATTCTCTCTTTGCCCACAGCAAAACTTCCAAAGGCAACCAAGCCCAAACCGACGCACCTCAATGGGATGCGGAAGATCAAAATGCTCAAAGCCAAATCTCAAGCTCGCGGGAGTCCAAACACAAAACATGGCTCTACAAAGAAAACAGCGAAGCCACAAAGACACACTGCACGGCGTGAATCTGCTTGA